In Numida meleagris isolate 19003 breed g44 Domestic line chromosome 3, NumMel1.0, whole genome shotgun sequence, the following are encoded in one genomic region:
- the RNF8 gene encoding E3 ubiquitin-protein ligase RNF8 isoform X2: MAEVGPATSGRGGGRRDCGGAPRAHPLQERARHGGARGLAAGMVPAAGRGGRRLAAAGGRHAGQRGGGSSVVTVGRGLDLTYQLVSKTCPLMISRKHCVFQQNAEGQWTVKDNKSLNGVWLNKQRLDPSKTYPIAEGDRIQLGVPLENRETAEYEYEVIKEEWEKIRPFLAQRSDLGKAKTSRSKRKFTLEESETSGSEGPSNSRSKRDRVSCGGEPLSNPLGRVGEAKQLTDRMDVRLPSPGSSEDDGGPARGSPDRAEKAVAVAHQDQKRSALSQSWTGLEKLRKTLIDIKKLKVKVQEKQTAVLNAKQKRRKAAQKTILAMEKELQELQDKLCTEQVQHQQQVEELERTFSKEQQKLEGVKWQDGGENLKEQLAQVLQEHHALMEELSRSKKDFEEIIRAKNKELEETKVEKEKVRAQKEEVLNQMNDVLENELQCTICSEHFIEAVTLNCAHSFCSYCIDEWTKRKVECPICRQEIKSKTRSLVLDNCIDRMVENLDLEMKEHRLTLIRERKGERETECVGEPSHGQ; the protein is encoded by the exons ATGGCGGAAGTCGGCCCAGCGACTTCCGGAAGAGGCGGGGGCCGACGGGACTGCGGAGGAGCGCCGCGAGCCCACCCGCTGCAGGAGAGAGCGCGGCATGGCGGCGCGCGGGGCCTCGCGGCCGGCATGGTGCCTGCGGCGGgtcggggcgggcggcggctggctgctgctggaggccgGCACGCAGGTCAGCGGGGCGGCGGATCTTCTGTG GTAACTGTAGGTCGAGGATTAGATCTCACGTACCAGCTGGTGTCAAAGACCTGTCCCTTGATGATTTCTCGTAAGCACTGTGTTTTCCAGCAAAATGCAGAAGGGCAGTGGACTGTTAAGGATAATAAG AGTCTAAATGGAGTTTGGCTTAATAAACAGCGTCTGGATCCTTCAAAAACCTATCCTATAGCAGAAGGAGACCGCATCCAGTTGGGAGTGCctttggaaaacagagagaCTGCTGAATATGAGTATGAAGTAATTAAAGAGGAGTGGGAGAAAATCAGACCCTTTTTAGCCCAAAGGAGTGACCTGGGGAAAGCTAAGACCTCAAGATCTAAACGTAAATTTACTTTGGAGGAATCGGAGACATCTGGATCAGAAGGCCCTTCAAATTCCAGATCCAAAAGAGACAGAGTGTCATGTGGTGGTGAACCTTTGAGTAATCCATTGGGAAGAGTAGGAGAGGCAAAACAGTTGACAGACAGGATGGACGTCAGGCTGCCCTCTCCTGGATCAAGTGAGGACGATGGCGGTCCAGCGCGTGGTAGCCCTGATCGCGCTGAGAAAGCTGTGGCTGTTGCTCACCAGGACCAGAAACGCTCTGCACTTTCTCAGTCGTGGACTGGCCtggaaaagctgaggaaaactCTCATAGATATAAAGAAGTTAAAAGTCAAAGTGCAGGAGAAGCAGACAGCAGTTCTGAATGCAAAGCAGAAGCGCAGGAAGGCTGCTCAGAAGACGATCCTAGCAATGGAAAAGGAGCTGCAAGAGCTGCAGGACAAGCTATGCACAGAACAAgtgcagcatcagcagcaggTGGAAGAGCTGGAGAGGACATTCTctaaagagcagcagaagctggag ggagtaaagtggcaagatgggggagagaatctGAAGGAGCAGCTGGCCCAGGTTCTGCAAGAG CATCATGCTCTGATGGAAGAATTGAGCCGTagtaaaaaagattttgagGAGATAATTCGAGCCAAGAATAAAGAACTGGAGGAAACCAAG gtggagaaggaaaaagtgagaGCCCAAAAAGAAGAAGTGTTGAATCAGATGAATGATGTGTTAGAGAATGAGCTGCAGTGCACAATCTGTTCTGAGCACTTCATAGAG GCAGTCACTCTGAACTGTGCGCACAGCTTCTGCTCCTACTGTATTGACGAATGGACGAAACGCAAAGTGGAGTGCCCTATCTGCAGGCAGGAGATTAAGTCAAAGACACGCTCTCTGGTGCTGGATAACTGCATTGACAGGATGGTAGAAAATCTGgatttggaaatgaaagagcATCGCCTGACCCTGATCAGAGAGCGGAAAGGTGAGAG
- the RNF8 gene encoding E3 ubiquitin-protein ligase RNF8 isoform X3 encodes MAARGASRPAWCLRRVGAGGGWLLLEAGTQVTVGRGLDLTYQLVSKTCPLMISRKHCVFQQNAEGQWTVKDNKSLNGVWLNKQRLDPSKTYPIAEGDRIQLGVPLENRETAEYEYEVIKEEWEKIRPFLAQRSDLGKAKTSRSKRKFTLEESETSGSEGPSNSRSKRDRVSCGGEPLSNPLGRVGEAKQLTDRMDVRLPSPGSSEDDGGPARGSPDRAEKAVAVAHQDQKRSALSQSWTGLEKLRKTLIDIKKLKVKVQEKQTAVLNAKQKRRKAAQKTILAMEKELQELQDKLCTEQVQHQQQVEELERTFSKEQQKLEGVKWQDGGENLKEQLAQVLQEHHALMEELSRSKKDFEEIIRAKNKELEETKVEKEKVRAQKEEVLNQMNDVLENELQCTICSEHFIEAVTLNCAHSFCSYCIDEWTKRKVECPICRQEIKSKTRSLVLDNCIDRMVENLDLEMKEHRLTLIRERKEKRNALANRATDNDSSVIPSICSILSISSCDSEDSEEDSYYNESYCII; translated from the exons ATGGCGGCGCGCGGGGCCTCGCGGCCGGCATGGTGCCTGCGGCGGgtcggggcgggcggcggctggctgctgctggaggccgGCACGCAG GTAACTGTAGGTCGAGGATTAGATCTCACGTACCAGCTGGTGTCAAAGACCTGTCCCTTGATGATTTCTCGTAAGCACTGTGTTTTCCAGCAAAATGCAGAAGGGCAGTGGACTGTTAAGGATAATAAG AGTCTAAATGGAGTTTGGCTTAATAAACAGCGTCTGGATCCTTCAAAAACCTATCCTATAGCAGAAGGAGACCGCATCCAGTTGGGAGTGCctttggaaaacagagagaCTGCTGAATATGAGTATGAAGTAATTAAAGAGGAGTGGGAGAAAATCAGACCCTTTTTAGCCCAAAGGAGTGACCTGGGGAAAGCTAAGACCTCAAGATCTAAACGTAAATTTACTTTGGAGGAATCGGAGACATCTGGATCAGAAGGCCCTTCAAATTCCAGATCCAAAAGAGACAGAGTGTCATGTGGTGGTGAACCTTTGAGTAATCCATTGGGAAGAGTAGGAGAGGCAAAACAGTTGACAGACAGGATGGACGTCAGGCTGCCCTCTCCTGGATCAAGTGAGGACGATGGCGGTCCAGCGCGTGGTAGCCCTGATCGCGCTGAGAAAGCTGTGGCTGTTGCTCACCAGGACCAGAAACGCTCTGCACTTTCTCAGTCGTGGACTGGCCtggaaaagctgaggaaaactCTCATAGATATAAAGAAGTTAAAAGTCAAAGTGCAGGAGAAGCAGACAGCAGTTCTGAATGCAAAGCAGAAGCGCAGGAAGGCTGCTCAGAAGACGATCCTAGCAATGGAAAAGGAGCTGCAAGAGCTGCAGGACAAGCTATGCACAGAACAAgtgcagcatcagcagcaggTGGAAGAGCTGGAGAGGACATTCTctaaagagcagcagaagctggag ggagtaaagtggcaagatgggggagagaatctGAAGGAGCAGCTGGCCCAGGTTCTGCAAGAG CATCATGCTCTGATGGAAGAATTGAGCCGTagtaaaaaagattttgagGAGATAATTCGAGCCAAGAATAAAGAACTGGAGGAAACCAAG gtggagaaggaaaaagtgagaGCCCAAAAAGAAGAAGTGTTGAATCAGATGAATGATGTGTTAGAGAATGAGCTGCAGTGCACAATCTGTTCTGAGCACTTCATAGAG GCAGTCACTCTGAACTGTGCGCACAGCTTCTGCTCCTACTGTATTGACGAATGGACGAAACGCAAAGTGGAGTGCCCTATCTGCAGGCAGGAGATTAAGTCAAAGACACGCTCTCTGGTGCTGGATAACTGCATTGACAGGATGGTAGAAAATCTGgatttggaaatgaaagagcATCGCCTGACCCTGATCAGAGAGCGGAAAG
- the RNF8 gene encoding E3 ubiquitin-protein ligase RNF8 isoform X1 codes for MAEVGPATSGRGGGRRDCGGAPRAHPLQERARHGGARGLAAGMVPAAGRGGRRLAAAGGRHAGQRGGGSSVVTVGRGLDLTYQLVSKTCPLMISRKHCVFQQNAEGQWTVKDNKSLNGVWLNKQRLDPSKTYPIAEGDRIQLGVPLENRETAEYEYEVIKEEWEKIRPFLAQRSDLGKAKTSRSKRKFTLEESETSGSEGPSNSRSKRDRVSCGGEPLSNPLGRVGEAKQLTDRMDVRLPSPGSSEDDGGPARGSPDRAEKAVAVAHQDQKRSALSQSWTGLEKLRKTLIDIKKLKVKVQEKQTAVLNAKQKRRKAAQKTILAMEKELQELQDKLCTEQVQHQQQVEELERTFSKEQQKLEGVKWQDGGENLKEQLAQVLQEHHALMEELSRSKKDFEEIIRAKNKELEETKVEKEKVRAQKEEVLNQMNDVLENELQCTICSEHFIEAVTLNCAHSFCSYCIDEWTKRKVECPICRQEIKSKTRSLVLDNCIDRMVENLDLEMKEHRLTLIRERKEKRNALANRATDNDSSVIPSICSILSISSCDSEDSEEDSYYNESYCII; via the exons ATGGCGGAAGTCGGCCCAGCGACTTCCGGAAGAGGCGGGGGCCGACGGGACTGCGGAGGAGCGCCGCGAGCCCACCCGCTGCAGGAGAGAGCGCGGCATGGCGGCGCGCGGGGCCTCGCGGCCGGCATGGTGCCTGCGGCGGgtcggggcgggcggcggctggctgctgctggaggccgGCACGCAGGTCAGCGGGGCGGCGGATCTTCTGTG GTAACTGTAGGTCGAGGATTAGATCTCACGTACCAGCTGGTGTCAAAGACCTGTCCCTTGATGATTTCTCGTAAGCACTGTGTTTTCCAGCAAAATGCAGAAGGGCAGTGGACTGTTAAGGATAATAAG AGTCTAAATGGAGTTTGGCTTAATAAACAGCGTCTGGATCCTTCAAAAACCTATCCTATAGCAGAAGGAGACCGCATCCAGTTGGGAGTGCctttggaaaacagagagaCTGCTGAATATGAGTATGAAGTAATTAAAGAGGAGTGGGAGAAAATCAGACCCTTTTTAGCCCAAAGGAGTGACCTGGGGAAAGCTAAGACCTCAAGATCTAAACGTAAATTTACTTTGGAGGAATCGGAGACATCTGGATCAGAAGGCCCTTCAAATTCCAGATCCAAAAGAGACAGAGTGTCATGTGGTGGTGAACCTTTGAGTAATCCATTGGGAAGAGTAGGAGAGGCAAAACAGTTGACAGACAGGATGGACGTCAGGCTGCCCTCTCCTGGATCAAGTGAGGACGATGGCGGTCCAGCGCGTGGTAGCCCTGATCGCGCTGAGAAAGCTGTGGCTGTTGCTCACCAGGACCAGAAACGCTCTGCACTTTCTCAGTCGTGGACTGGCCtggaaaagctgaggaaaactCTCATAGATATAAAGAAGTTAAAAGTCAAAGTGCAGGAGAAGCAGACAGCAGTTCTGAATGCAAAGCAGAAGCGCAGGAAGGCTGCTCAGAAGACGATCCTAGCAATGGAAAAGGAGCTGCAAGAGCTGCAGGACAAGCTATGCACAGAACAAgtgcagcatcagcagcaggTGGAAGAGCTGGAGAGGACATTCTctaaagagcagcagaagctggag ggagtaaagtggcaagatgggggagagaatctGAAGGAGCAGCTGGCCCAGGTTCTGCAAGAG CATCATGCTCTGATGGAAGAATTGAGCCGTagtaaaaaagattttgagGAGATAATTCGAGCCAAGAATAAAGAACTGGAGGAAACCAAG gtggagaaggaaaaagtgagaGCCCAAAAAGAAGAAGTGTTGAATCAGATGAATGATGTGTTAGAGAATGAGCTGCAGTGCACAATCTGTTCTGAGCACTTCATAGAG GCAGTCACTCTGAACTGTGCGCACAGCTTCTGCTCCTACTGTATTGACGAATGGACGAAACGCAAAGTGGAGTGCCCTATCTGCAGGCAGGAGATTAAGTCAAAGACACGCTCTCTGGTGCTGGATAACTGCATTGACAGGATGGTAGAAAATCTGgatttggaaatgaaagagcATCGCCTGACCCTGATCAGAGAGCGGAAAG